The stretch of DNA ttttttttttttttgttgttcctgttgtTGCAGCTAATTTTACAACATATACCTTGGAAACTTAACATTTATGATGCAAAAGGTTTGCATCACTTTCTGGTTGTCTTACCTATTTTTCTGTGCAGACCATCAGCCCTGAAGTCTTTGGAAAATTTCTCCATGTAACAAGAGAAACTCCAGAAAGTGTCAACCTCAGAGTCCAGAACCTCGAGGAACCGGCTGCACAGGTCATTCATTCCCTGAGCGTAACTGACCTCTAGATAAACAATCGAGACAAGTGgtgcacaaacaaacagttaGCGTCTCCAGTGGCTACACAAACAACTTGCCCAACCTTGTTAGTGTCAGTGAACCTGAGATGGGTGCCTAAATGTTTACCTGGATGAAAAGCAGCATAAGTGATGAGAATATCTCTCAACACCAACAGATTACCTGAACCTCCCCCCCTGCAGATAGATGAATGAGTAGAATAAGTTACACTACACTACATAGATATgtcagctttattttattttaaaattattataatcatttcttttttggaaCGACAGTCCTGTGAGTTTGATGCGTTCTATTGCTGTGATTGTGTTCATTTAATACacaatataaatgttttatttattttttatagcaGCCAACAACTTACTAGACTTAATAATCATGTAGCAAAAAAGGAGGTGATGCTGCGATCCTGTACGCACAATAAAGTTAACTGAAAGTCAGCAAAATTGCtaacattttaagttttatgTAATAACGTACCTTTTTGTACAAACTGAGGTGAGCAGGAAGTGAATGATTATCTTTTCTGTGACTTTATATCAAAGGGCAGCGATCAAACAATGCAATGCAATATCTGTTGACactacaaaaacacagccatgGCTCATAGTAACTCACTGGTAATACCACAGGTCTCTGTTTGTTCTTGGTACATCCTTGTCAATAATTCTTACAGCTTCCCGGAGCTCCTCCTGGTCAAATGTGAtcctttcaaataaaatctgttgaTAGGAAGAAAATGTCATGACAGATACTATTGATTGTGATCTATTTTTCCATGGAACTAGAAATGAGAATAGTAGCATGTTAGCTATAATACTGTCCAAATGGTTTGTTTAAAGTGgtgttattataattataattagaATGATCACTATCTGACCTCTGTTTGCTGCTAAAGCACTGCTAAAGTGCTTACAACAAGATTTTGTGAAAAGTGGTCAACTGATACCAtatgtacataaataaataaataaacactttgTTCAGCAAAATTAGATCCTGTTGTGAAATACGCCCCTCCCTCTCTGAACTGTTAATCTCTTCCACCAAACAAAGCCACAGTAAACATGTTTGAGCTACAGAAGTCTGGATAGCAGGACAGAGCaaatcattcaatcattcaatcatcttctaATGCTTATCCACATCTGGGTCGCGAGGGTCACTGGAGCCGATCACGGCTCACAGAAGGTGAGGGCAGGATCACCcgggacaggtcgccagtccatcacagggccaacacagagacaaacaagcactcacactcacactcagacttacggacagtttagagtgaCCAATCCATGTAAACATATATTTCTTtaaatggtgggaggaaaccagagtagtTGGAGGAAATCTACGCAAGCACGGGGAGGCCCCAGGCCTGcaatctttttgttgtgggccaacagtgctaaccacaatgctgACCCCAGAACATATCAGTGATAGATAAAATAGAAACAGATAACAAAAAACCATTTTGTGCTAAAACATTTGACCGATCTAACCTGTGCCTGAAGCTCCAGGAAAGCCAGTCTGTCCCGGGCCTCCTCAGACTGGTCCTGGGTTTGCTGCTGGGCATGTGCCTGCCTCTGCTCAAAAAAACTGACAGCTGCCACCAACTCCGCTGGAATAGAGaaagaattatttttaaacaaagtcGAACAAAGATGATCATTTAACACAGTTTGGAGACATTTAACTTCCTTCACAGGGACAGAGattgtacatgtttgtgtgtgtaccatCAGTGCCGTTGAGGTGAATGCGCACCGCTGAGGGAAGGAACTGCTGCCACTTTCTCTTCATGAACTGGTATCGCACCACCAActgctcctgcagcagagagcgCTCCAAAGCGGTGGAGCCACACGGGTACATCCCGAACAGAAAACGCCATACCAAGCCACGCTCAGATGGAGACACACCACCTGCCAGAGATTGAGAACCTTTTGatgatcatatatatatattctgcagTGCTTTTGTTTCTTCAATGTGGATTTCAGTAAACCTCATTAATCCTGAATGGATTAGTTGGAAGACATAGACATAACTGGGGGAAGCCAAAAACTTTGGATACAAGCTCCAAAATGAGGCCAGCTTTACTGCCTTTTCAGAACTAATTTGTGTAATCTTTAGCTCCACGGGTTGTTTAATCTTTAGTTGCCTGGTTTGTACGTCTAGAATGTCAATAGCCTAAAGGTCAGAAGGCCTAAAACAGGAGGGGGTTTCCACATTCCTGCTCATACATGATAGATTCAGTGTGATTCATTActccagagagaaagagcaccTCTTTGTTCTTAATCATTGTGTTGTGCTTGAGTGTTGTTAAAAAAGGATGTCCAGAGAAAACTTTTCAGATATATGCACAACAGGATATTGCCAAGAGCTGTTCAACAGGAGTCTAAGGATGTGTCTAATGGCATACGCATAAGCTGCTAATCCAGAGGTATCCTAATTTTTTAGTCTCAGCTTCACTGGGTATTTCTCTGACAGCTGAATCTCAtgtgattttcttcagctccttTGAGATATCACCAACCCACTATATGAGTatctgtttgttgctttgtgttttgtatgtCAGGAGTCACGTTGGAGCTCTGTGCTCGAGGGCTTCTGttgcaaaatgaaatgttagatTCTGGACAATCGTCTGGCTGTGGCTCAGCCAATGCCCTGAAACAAAGCATCACCTGACTCACTTGGTCTAcatactcaaaaaaaaaaaaaaaaaaaaaaaaaaaaaaatatatatatatatatatatattagcagCTGAGAGAAATGTAATGGATAGAGACATATTACACATATATAAGGCCTCAACAAAAAGTGATTATACATCCTACTGCTCAGTAGGTTTGGGCCTCAAACTGTATACAGAAACATACAAACATCCcaaacccaaacacaaatttgactGGCTTAACATTATTACTCTAAATATGATTTACATACTTATGCAAGATTTCTGTTTGACCTGCTGCGACCTCATTTATTTCTACATGATTAAGTCCAAACTGATCCTCTGACCACAACTTCATTAAGCTCCAAAGTTTTGTGGATTTGCttgaaggcaaaaaataaataaataaaataaaaataataatagaaaaacgTAGTTTCAAGTGCAGGTGCAAAGGTCATTTCATCTGCAACATCTGCTTTTTCACTGACACAAAATCCTCTGTGCCTGCAGACAGATAGACTGACCGTTTTTGAAAATATGCATCCTCAGCCTGGACTCGTCCACCCTGCCCTGAGCGTCCATGATCCCAGGTAGGGTGAGCCGTGCGGCGGTCAGAGCAGGAGAGCTGACCGGGGCCACTCTCCTCTCAGGTCCGACGATCGGTGCACGACTGTCCGCCAAGCTCGTCTCTTCTCCCGCCGGTCTCCCGGTGCTCGGCTCCtccatgcgtgtgtgtgtgtaaccggTCCAGCAGGAGCCGGCTCCACCACCAGGACTAACCAGGCAGGAAGCGCTCATTCCCCGGGGACAGCGCGGTCCGGTCGGCCGGTCGTTTGTTCGGTCATGTGACTGCACCTTCGGTCCAGGTGGAGCGGCTGTCAGAGTCCAGCCTGGATCTGAGAGCGTCCCTCACTCCGCCCAGCGGCCtggcagagacaaacacacgACGTGCCCTTTCTTCGTGTTctggcttgaaaaaaaaaaaaagaaattcagaaACAAGTGGGCGATACAACTTTTTTGTGACTCGATACGATACCGATTACTTCCTTTTTTCGTTGAATCGATATCGATACTTTCTGTGATCTTACCACACAAACTACACTTTTCCTAAGCTTTCTTTTCCCCACACCTGGGCGGTCGGTAGATATTTGATCTGCCTGCTCTCTGTTTTGTGGAGAAATGAGTGAGATGAGCTGAAACAGCACGCAGTGtgcatttcctttattttcaccCATACACACAACCCATCAAACAGCCAGCCACCTCAGAGCCAGAGCAGTGTACCATCACCTCTTAAATtagaatacataaataaaagctgtttgcATATAAACAGTTTGCTAATGTACACAATCCAACTGCCTTAAGTGCGCGCTGAATTACAAAGACAgacaatgttttgtttcttttctcaaaatCTATGTATGAATTGAGGCTCATATTTTCAGTTCACTGTCACAATGTCCATCCCTGGAGACCGATGTTGAGGCGTTGCATAACCAAGCAGGAGTAAATCCTTGTAGGAAGCAAGAACAGTCCTTTTGCAGCTGTGTACTATTTACAATATGAATGACAAGCGGTTATTTGAATCAAACAAGATGATCAATaccaacaaaacaactaaaagcAGTTTCTCTTTTTAACATTCATATTCATGTGCCATTCCCAAAAAAGCAGATAGATATAAACAGAGCTGGTTCATAGTTTCAACCTTTAAAGAACGCAAGTTTCCTTGATTTAACAATTAGCCCTTAGCCCTGCTCATCACAAAACAATCCACTGACCAGTAAAACAACATACACGGGCTGGTGGAAAATTACATCCTTTCTGGACAcacggacacaaacacactcaggaCACTGTAAACCCCCCCACTCCGCAATCCTAGTGTGGGCCCACTGCAAATTTACCCAACTTGCTTGCCTTTGGGCCAGTGGAGTGGCCCACATTCTCCGTCTAAAGAAGACAAGCTGAACTACATCGTGCTTTTGCACCACTGGGTTTCACATTGAAAAACCTCTCATTACCTCAAGATTGTATTttgcagctttaaaaataacTTCTGCTGccgattaaaaacaaaaacaaagcacaaatgcAATTGTTCCATCTGCTCTGAGCTCAAGCACCATTTCATcacagttcaaataaaacaagaaatgcaACAGAATCAAGACACTAAATCCAATTAATAAACTGTACAACGTTAAGTAGCCTTGAAGgtgctgtagtttttttttttaatgattcagtaaacaaacacaacataagtTAAAGACTCCTCGTGGTATCATGTAAATCTCTCCCTCAGGTTGACTAGAGCtgccaaacacagagagaggaggaggagatgggggcCAGACGGACGTTTCTGAGATGATggcttcttcttcctgttctgAAGCTGCATTGTCGTGGAGGTCAACAGATGAAGCTTGTTCAGGCTGAATTTGTCAAATGTCTCTCGTTGATCTTACTCTTACTCTTCATCAGCGTTCTTCAACATGAGGATGGAGTTATAAATCTTCAGGGCGGGTCCCAACTTGATTGACAGGATCTTAACAATGTCTGCTTGGGTGAGTAACAGGAAAGCTTCGCCATCTATTTgctagagagaaaaaaagattcagCTCTAAACTTGTTTCTTTAGAGACTTTTACAGAGTCAAATATTAACCAAATAactacattcattcatttattaagcATTATCAATATCGTAACACTGACATTGGGCTCTATCTTTAACCTGAAGTGTGCGGTCTAATATGTGTGGCACAAACAAATTTGGGAAACGTTTGTATTACTTCTGCTATTTGAACAGTGCAGAAAGCAGGTTTATGGTTTAAGAGCTGAGGCAAGTCTCTTCATTATTCATAGGAATAAAACCAATCTGTGTAATTTCCAATCCCCTTTAAAGACAGGCATGGTTGCACCTTGTAAGGTTATAATGGAGCAGTGTGCTACAGATTAGACACTATGGTGACTGACCAGTAATCTCTGTCTAGAAGTCAAATTTAAAGATGCTCAAGCatctttaaatcacattttcagagTTGCCTTGATAATgtataataacaaataaataaataaatacattcaaatcAGGGGAGCTTTATAAAATTCCACAACTGCAACACTTCGGGCTTGTTTTGTAGTTTGCGTTATGTCAGAGGATCAGAAACAGGATGAGTGTTGTTAAAGTGTTAAGAGTTTTGTTACAGCCAGGATGGAAAATTTCAGCCAGTTtgttcaatatatatatatatatatatatatatatatagagagagagagagagagagagagagactcagaaaaactaaatttatgtAGAATTACCTAGATTGTGAAATAATATAATTGAAATGCATGACTCTCAGGTTTGTCAGTATATGAAGTTCTGGTAGGTTAGGAAGTCCTCACCTCTGTTTTAAATGTAGCAGCATGTTCTTTACATCCAGGGAGTCCTTTGACAAAACTGGCCACCtgataaacaaaatataaaaatggttTGATCAGCAAGTATTTATCTAATAATACTACTAAGTGTCTTACAAGTCTTTActgaatttcagtttttaagctgacaggagaaaaagaaaagcaacatcTCTCTGCTTGTAATTCATAGTTTCTCTAAACAGCTAGATGTCTTCATGTTGGGAAAGTGGAAGAAGAGAATATCTGCTTCATGTCTTGACACAGTTTGCACAAGTTAGCATGACTGACCTCCTCAGTGTTCCAAGCAGCCACTCTCTTGGCAGTCAGCCCCAGGACCTCGGGCAGCAGCTGACAGTGTTTGTCCCAGCAGAGAGCCACCCGGTGAGGGGGGGAGGCTGAGATGCCAGGGGAGAACACAGACTCATGGAGGGCCTGCTGGAGAGAGATGGCATCTGGAGAGGCTAAGGATGAGAGGCAACAGTCAGTAGGGGTGAGGTGGTGGTTTACACATCTTCTTTTACCCCATTTTACACTCCTTTACACTAACCTTTACCATCACCAATCTCCTCTTTAACATAGTGCATTTTCAGGTATTTTGGGACTGGAGCTGTCCTGAAGATGGCAACAAACAATTTGGAACACTTGTGAATATACACCACTGTATTTATACTGAACGTCAGTAGCAGTGTTTTCATGACTTGTACCTTTTCGGCCTTGTTCCATTTTGGCTCTGTTCACTTGCTCCACTTGGTGGCTCAGCCTGGTTATTGCGCCCTAAACGCTCAGCTTCCACAATCACTGGTTTCCTAGCAACACAGATAACCTGCTCTCAAGTACTGACCACTGGATCGATTTGCATGCAAAACAATGGTGATTTGATAGTGTTGTCCTTGTGCGTGTTCAGGAGCTGACCTGTTCTGGGAGTCCTCGGCTCCTTCAGGTTGCTCTGGTGTTGAGGAGGTCTGCGTCGCAGTGCTTGAGTTAGGATCGGGACGTCGCCCACGAGCATGGGGTCCACTGAGGGTGACAGGTCGCTCTCCGCTGAGGCGGTCTGGCAGCAAGCCCTCCTTATTCAGATTCATCTCAGAGTAAGGACAGCTGACCTGACTGTacacatccagacacacaaactttaCTCAGAACCATAATGAAGCTTTCAAAGacaaatattatttcatagCTGTGAATGAGACATTAAACAGGTCTTAACAAATATGgaaaagcagcacaaaaaacACCTTAAAGACTCTCAACTCCCACGCACGCACACCCAGAAGCAGACACACTTACACTACCAGCAGCCCACGCAAGTACAAATGACATTTAAGAAtgcactgaaactgaaattctATCTTCTTCCAAGGAGGAAAGTCTCCAAAATCactgataaaatatgaaaccatGAAACTTTAAACCAAAATTTTATTCTCATTACAGCTCTGTTATTTAATGAGTGATGGGTTCTGCGggaattaaatgtaaaaaatgtggaTCAATTTCAAAAATTAGAAACTAAGAAACAATTTAttgataaaaatacatttttggcaATGACTGTAGATTTATAAGGTGCAATAATATAacgtatatgtgtgtgttgatgaaaTATTATTACAGAGTCTGACTTACGAAAgtaaaaaacagactgaaagcaCAAAACTGAGTTTGTGGTACTGACGTGTAGTGAGTCCCATAGCGAGGTCCTCTGATGTGGCCAACCCCGTTACATCCTGGCGTAGGACATCCTTGTCCTGGGGCAGTCACTAAATCGCTGGTGCCTGaaatttgcacacacacaagggagtgtgaataaaacaatgcaaacatCTACAAAACCATTTCCATTTTGAATCCATTATAGATTCCTCCCACCACCACATTCAAAGTTAAATGAAGGCAGAGACAAACTCTGCTGACTCATCTGTTGAAATTACAATTTTGGATCCCTCTCCTAAGAAACCTTGACAGACCTCACTGGATACCAGGCAGTGTCTCACCATTTGGGTACTGTAGTGGATGCCCAGTTTTCTGACACCACCCTACAGGGTGCAGGTCAGAGCAGTCTGTCTCCACCCAGTAGTCATACTCTGAACTCCATCCATCAAAATGGATCTAGATGAGAAAAATTGAATCGACAAATAAGCCACAAACTGAGCATAGAATAGAGTCAAACAACATATTTGAGAGGAGAAATGGTGACCTTTACTCGATGGTCTTCTATGTCTGATATGGTTGCAACACGGATGAGCATGGGGTTCCTCTTATCAACAGCTTCCACTTTCATGCCAACATGGAAGCCATGCGGAGGTctctgaaaagtaaaaatgaaagtcACAAGTCACACAAGAATTTATACTGCTGTGCATAAACCCAGTTacatctgtgtatttgtgtgtgtgttaatcataCTGGTTTGAAAGCCCGAGCAGGAGCTGCCTGTGTCCCTGTCTCTTCCAAGTATTTCTCCCATGAGAAACTCCTGGGTTGTTTATATTCTACAGAAGAGATAAAATGAGAGATTCCTTAGATCCATCAGTAAAGACGGTCCATATTTACACAGACACTAATATGGTACCACAGCTTAAAAAGTAGGCACAATCTGGGCATCTCCAGTACCTAACAGTAGCATGCATTTCCATTAGATTTAAGaattttgtattatttctcTCATACAGTACTAAAGAaattctttatatatatatatatttccacaGAGTAAACTATCTTTAGTAACAAATATCTCTAGTAATGTTAGTTTGGCCCTACAGTatatcaaaataatttatacTGACCCCCATGTGTCTTGGTCTGTGTCTTACCAGCTGGAGTGGTCAGAGTTAGCTCAGCCTCTTCACAGTACCCCACAGGATGGATGTATGGACTGCTGGCATCACACCTTCACACATCACAATGCACACAGGAAATTTATATCTGTCCTACTTGTCAAACTTATCTCTAATACTTTTCATGCACTCTCTACCCAAAAAACAGCAGTAGTCATCCTGCCAAAGAGTAGTTCCCTCGATTTTTAGCTACAGCCAACCTCCAAAAGGTCTATGGATCTTTGGATCAGGCCCATTCCTTCTGTCTTATACCAGGCTCTCACCAGTAATCATATGTGTCATCCCAGTTGTCAAAATGAATGAGCAGTCGGTTGTCCACAACAGCAGCTATGGTTGCTACGCAGATCAATGAAGGGTTCTTCCTGTCAACTGCTTCCAATTTCATCCCTGCTCTGAATCCAGATGGAGTCACAGACTGAAGGGGAAGAAAAAGTACATATTTAGTCCATGTGCGAATGGTGCACACAAAGTCCATGATATTAATAACCATCTGAGGTTGTGTGATTAATACTTACTGTGTTTAGGCTCTTGAAAAGGTGTTTTGGGGCCAGTTGACCCCTACAGTTCTTCACATACATGCTCCAATTAAACTCTCCATCCTTACAACCTAGAAGAAAAACTTTATTGTGAAAGCAGCTAATAATATGCACAAAAATAAGTCATGAATAGACAAGCTTTGGTCAGTGTTTTTCCGGATACCTTTTGGCAACAATAACTTGTGTCCATTTTTTTCACACCAGCAAGCTGGTTTTAGATCCCATGAGTCAGCATTGGCCCAGAAATCATAGCATTCTGGGTAACCATCGAAGTGAAGCCTGACCCTGTACCCTTGGATCTGAGAGGCAAAGAGACACAGGGCACATAatcaagacaaataaaaaaagagcgTGACATTCTTATTTCTAGACTGGGATAAAGACAATGATGGTCTTTGTAAATAAACATGGCACCAAACAGGACCCATACCTCTGCAACACTGAGTACACAAAACAGGGAAGGGTGAGATGGGTCCAGTCCCTCCAACTTCATCCCCACCTTAAAACCATTCCTGCTTTGAGGAAATGACTGGTGCTGcgagacaaatatacagaaaagCACCATTGAATTTAGCATacacaatataaacaaaaaaaacaacaaacaaaccatttttACACTAAACAATATGGTGGTGTTAAAAAAAGCGTACCTCTTTAAATAGTTTAAGAGGAGCAGCAATGGCCCTCTCCTCTTCAAGGTAAGCAGGCCAGCTCCATGCTCGTTTCTTATTGGGAGCAGCACTCACTGagcataaattaaaatataaataaaagcatacaTCAGAGGACAGCCTTCACTACTGGCTTCATTTCTCACCAACTTACAACAGGTTTTAAGACATTTTCAAGACCCTCTGTGGCTTTGAATTTTGGGACTCAGTGTATGGGATCTCATAGGATGTGCAGCAGTTTAACATACCCAGTTTTGCCATTTTGGCACCTCTCCTGCCTTTGGTAGCCTTTGCCTTTTCCTAGAAAAAGGTGAATTAAAAGAAACATCAGTAATTAGCACCAACTTTTTCCCCCTTGTTTTCTCAACTTTAATATGAAGTTGAATGACAATGGTTGTGAATGCTAAGAATATCCTCCTTACCTCTGGTTCCTCTTGgttgtcttcttcttcatcaccaGAATCCATGTAGATCTTCCTCTTCTTGCGCACACGTTTACCAAGCCTCTCACCTTCAACTGCCTGACTCTCCCGTGCATCCGCAGGAGACGATCTTCAAAAATTAACAATGAGGGTTATGACACAATAACAAACCGAACTACTCTGAAGGACAGCGAgaaggcagtgtgtgtgtgattttaccTG from Echeneis naucrates chromosome 6, fEcheNa1.1, whole genome shotgun sequence encodes:
- the LOC115044555 gene encoding TBC1 domain family member 15, which gives rise to MSASCLVSPGGGAGSCWTGYTHTRMEEPSTGRPAGEETSLADSRAPIVGPERRVAPVSSPALTAARLTLPGIMDAQGRVDESRLRMHIFKNGGVSPSERGLVWRFLFGMYPCGSTALERSLLQEQLVVRYQFMKRKWQQFLPSAVRIHLNGTDAELVAAVSFFEQRQAHAQQQTQDQSEEARDRLAFLELQAQILFERITFDQEELREAVRIIDKDVPRTNRDLWYYQGGGSGNLLVLRDILITYAAFHPEVSYAQGMNDLCSRFLEVLDSEVDTFWSFSCYMEKFSKDFRADGLHRKIELEAALLKELDPQLYSHLITNDSMESFTFCHRWLLLGFQREFQHSDALRLFEILSCDHLELISQQVDRARYQERLERKYSTEDLESDLQAINTDFTFELFICAAILLENRESLLQCQDDVQLIQFTTSLQGTLDLNSTLKKAEHHFYNYCRRCAWDYMNGHCRAHKSKEDDFFYQLRSLFVLK
- the l3mbtl1b gene encoding lethal(3)malignant brain tumor-like protein 4 isoform X1; this encodes MTDTPPSDGPSQGAEFDMMGALDWKDGIATLPGSDIRFRMTEFGTLEIVTDVEVKGQEAEPKSEILDPAPSHTPTPPPEGQSQTGTVKASANQSQPGSSQGKVPGPVLLSLEEGPSVEVGPSVEVGSSADMGPNGELSRCRACGANVPRETLFQGKFCSTICAQPSSGRSSPADARESQAVEGERLGKRVRKKRKIYMDSGDEEEDNQEEPEEKAKATKGRRGAKMAKLVSAAPNKKRAWSWPAYLEEERAIAAPLKLFKEHQSFPQSRNGFKVGMKLEGLDPSHPSLFCVLSVAEIQGYRVRLHFDGYPECYDFWANADSWDLKPACWCEKNGHKLLLPKGCKDGEFNWSMYVKNCRGQLAPKHLFKSLNTSVTPSGFRAGMKLEAVDRKNPSLICVATIAAVVDNRLLIHFDNWDDTYDYWCDASSPYIHPVGYCEEAELTLTTPAGKTQTKTHGEYKQPRSFSWEKYLEETGTQAAPARAFKPRPPHGFHVGMKVEAVDKRNPMLIRVATISDIEDHRVKIHFDGWSSEYDYWVETDCSDLHPVGWCQKTGHPLQYPNGTSDLVTAPGQGCPTPGCNGVGHIRGPRYGTHYTQVSCPYSEMNLNKEGLLPDRLSGERPVTLSGPHARGRRPDPNSSTATQTSSTPEQPEGAEDSQNRKPVIVEAERLGRNNQAEPPSGASEQSQNGTRPKRTAPVPKYLKMHYVKEEIGDGKASPDAISLQQALHESVFSPGISASPPHRVALCWDKHCQLLPEVLGLTAKRVAAWNTEEVASFVKGLPGCKEHAATFKTEQIDGEAFLLLTQADIVKILSIKLGPALKIYNSILMLKNADEE
- the l3mbtl1b gene encoding lethal(3)malignant brain tumor-like protein 4 isoform X3; this encodes MTDTPPSDGPSQGAEFDMMGALDWKDGIATLPGSDIRFRMTEFGTLEIVTDVEVKGQEAEPKSEILDPAPSHTPTPPPEGQSQTGTVKASANQSQPGSSQGKEEGPSVEVGPSVEVGSSADMGPNGELSRCRACGANVPRETLFQGKFCSTICAQPSSGRSSPADARESQAVEGERLGKRVRKKRKIYMDSGDEEEDNQEEPEEKAKATKGRRGAKMAKLVSAAPNKKRAWSWPAYLEEERAIAAPLKLFKEHQSFPQSRNGFKVGMKLEGLDPSHPSLFCVLSVAEIQGYRVRLHFDGYPECYDFWANADSWDLKPACWCEKNGHKLLLPKGCKDGEFNWSMYVKNCRGQLAPKHLFKSLNTSVTPSGFRAGMKLEAVDRKNPSLICVATIAAVVDNRLLIHFDNWDDTYDYWCDASSPYIHPVGYCEEAELTLTTPAGKTQTKTHGEYKQPRSFSWEKYLEETGTQAAPARAFKPRPPHGFHVGMKVEAVDKRNPMLIRVATISDIEDHRVKIHFDGWSSEYDYWVETDCSDLHPVGWCQKTGHPLQYPNGTSDLVTAPGQGCPTPGCNGVGHIRGPRYGTHYTQVSCPYSEMNLNKEGLLPDRLSGERPVTLSGPHARGRRPDPNSSTATQTSSTPEQPEGAEDSQNRKPVIVEAERLGRNNQAEPPSGASEQSQNGTRPKRTAPVPKYLKMHYVKEEIGDGKASPDAISLQQALHESVFSPGISASPPHRVALCWDKHCQLLPEVLGLTAKRVAAWNTEEVASFVKGLPGCKEHAATFKTEQIDGEAFLLLTQADIVKILSIKLGPALKIYNSILMLKNADEE
- the l3mbtl1b gene encoding lethal(3)malignant brain tumor-like protein 4 isoform X2, yielding MTDTPPSDGPSQGAEFDMMGALDWKDGIATLPGSDIRFRMTEFGTLEIVTDVEVKGQEAEPKSEILDPAPSHTPTPPPEGQSQTGTVKASANQSQPGSSQGKVPGPVLLSLEEGPSVEVGPSVEVGSSADMGPNGELSRCRACGANVPRETLFQGKFCSTICAQPSSGRSSPADARESQAVEGERLGKRVRKKRKIYMDSGDEEEDNQEEPEEKAKATKGRRGAKMAKLVSAAPNKKRAWSWPAYLEEERAIAAPLKLFKEHQSFPQSRNGFKVGMKLEGLDPSHPSLFCVLSVAEIQGYRVRLHFDGYPECYDFWANADSWDLKPACWCEKNGHKLLLPKGCKDGEFNWSMYVKNCRGQLAPKHLFKSLNTSVTPSGFRAGMKLEAVDRKNPSLICVATIAAVVDNRLLIHFDNWDDTYDYWCDASSPYIHPVGYCEEAELTLTTPAEYKQPRSFSWEKYLEETGTQAAPARAFKPRPPHGFHVGMKVEAVDKRNPMLIRVATISDIEDHRVKIHFDGWSSEYDYWVETDCSDLHPVGWCQKTGHPLQYPNGTSDLVTAPGQGCPTPGCNGVGHIRGPRYGTHYTQVSCPYSEMNLNKEGLLPDRLSGERPVTLSGPHARGRRPDPNSSTATQTSSTPEQPEGAEDSQNRKPVIVEAERLGRNNQAEPPSGASEQSQNGTRPKRTAPVPKYLKMHYVKEEIGDGKASPDAISLQQALHESVFSPGISASPPHRVALCWDKHCQLLPEVLGLTAKRVAAWNTEEVASFVKGLPGCKEHAATFKTEQIDGEAFLLLTQADIVKILSIKLGPALKIYNSILMLKNADEE